A genomic stretch from Georgenia muralis includes:
- a CDS encoding AI-2E family transporter, which translates to MTAPTAEPPTSSRAVPVSVVLVVVAASVTVAVAGLNAVQGIFAPTFFALTLVIAGRPFQKWLVRVGWPPWLAGTAVLLGLYGLLLVLVAGTGIAVAHLSTALPRYAGRFTGMWDEVLLWLEGLGVATGQIDDALDSFSVDSLVGLAGSLLDSLGAASSQVLLLVMMMFFISLDVTAGAHRWDLLRRARPLLAGALADFALRVRRYWVVSTAFGLLVAALDVVALLVLGVPMALTWGVFAFVTNYIPNIGFVIGLIPPALLALLDGDVATMVWVVVVYSVVNFTMQSVVQPKFVGDAVGLNPTVTFLSLVFWSLVVGPLGAILAVPLTLFFQAVLITADPRAHWLNAFLESGRVADAETARSATAPPAPDVIGVAPLEPDTAAGTEPVVAHALAAPPDDPAGPAPPASRTAPPPVAAPSPLGVTAADAGPAAPPPDRTDTP; encoded by the coding sequence ATGACAGCTCCGACCGCAGAACCGCCGACATCGTCCCGGGCCGTCCCCGTCAGCGTCGTGCTCGTCGTCGTCGCCGCGTCGGTGACGGTCGCGGTGGCGGGACTCAACGCCGTCCAGGGGATCTTCGCGCCCACCTTCTTCGCCCTCACCCTGGTCATCGCCGGGCGTCCGTTCCAGAAGTGGCTCGTGCGGGTGGGCTGGCCGCCGTGGCTCGCGGGGACGGCGGTGCTCCTCGGCCTGTACGGGCTGCTCCTGGTCCTCGTGGCCGGGACGGGCATCGCCGTCGCCCATCTCTCCACGGCACTGCCCCGCTACGCGGGCCGGTTCACCGGGATGTGGGACGAGGTCCTGCTCTGGCTCGAGGGCCTCGGCGTGGCCACCGGGCAGATCGACGACGCCCTCGACAGCTTCAGCGTGGACAGCCTCGTGGGCCTGGCCGGGAGCCTGCTCGACAGCCTCGGAGCCGCCTCGTCACAGGTCCTGCTCCTGGTCATGATGATGTTCTTCATCAGCCTCGACGTCACGGCCGGCGCCCACCGCTGGGACCTGCTGCGCCGCGCGCGGCCACTGCTCGCGGGAGCGCTGGCCGACTTCGCCCTGCGCGTGCGCCGGTACTGGGTGGTCAGCACGGCGTTCGGCCTGCTCGTGGCCGCGCTCGACGTCGTCGCGCTGCTCGTCCTGGGCGTCCCGATGGCCCTGACCTGGGGGGTCTTTGCCTTCGTCACGAACTACATCCCCAACATCGGCTTCGTCATCGGGCTCATCCCGCCGGCCCTGCTCGCCCTTCTCGACGGTGACGTCGCCACCATGGTGTGGGTCGTCGTCGTGTACTCGGTCGTCAACTTCACGATGCAGAGCGTCGTCCAGCCCAAGTTCGTCGGCGACGCCGTGGGCCTCAACCCGACCGTGACGTTCCTGTCCCTGGTGTTCTGGTCCCTCGTCGTCGGTCCTCTCGGGGCGATCCTCGCCGTCCCGCTCACGCTCTTCTTCCAGGCGGTGCTCATCACCGCCGACCCCCGGGCGCACTGGCTCAACGCCTTCCTCGAGTCGGGCCGGGTGGCCGACGCCGAGACCGCCCGGAGCGCTACCGCGCCCCCGGCACCCGACGTCATCGGCGTCGCCCCACTCGAACCCGACACGGCCGCGGGTACGGAGCCCGTCGTCGCCCACGCTCTGGCCGCCCCACCGGACGACCCCGCCGGACCCGCGCCACCCGCGAGCCGGACGGCGCCCCCGCCGGTTGCCGCGCCGAGCCCGCTGGGCGTCACCGCCGCCGACGCCGGCCCGGCCGCCCCACCCCCCGACCGTACCGACACGCCGTGA
- a CDS encoding sulfite exporter TauE/SafE family protein, producing the protein MLALTIPLGLLVGITLGALGGGGSILTVPALVYLLGQDVRSATTGSLIIVGITTAIGMLPHLRAGRVRLGQGLVFGLLGVAGAYPASLLSVRVDPQVLLVAFAGLLLVVAGLMTQRRRSAARSARSARAGGPVVEARTSPILSLRPLRCDCGRAVVLVLTAAAVGLLTGFFGVGGGFAAVPALVLALRLPMPVAVGTSLVVISVNSVTSLAARLGQDVSLDWAVLGLFTAAAVAGSLLGSRVVTRVRPERLSLAFTVLLVLVALAMAVQSVPRLL; encoded by the coding sequence GTGCTCGCGCTGACCATCCCGCTCGGCCTGCTCGTCGGCATCACGCTCGGGGCGCTCGGCGGTGGCGGCTCGATCCTCACCGTCCCGGCGCTGGTGTACCTCCTCGGCCAGGACGTGCGATCGGCCACCACCGGCTCGCTCATCATCGTCGGGATCACCACCGCGATCGGGATGCTCCCGCACCTGCGGGCGGGCCGGGTGCGGCTGGGGCAGGGTCTGGTCTTCGGGCTCCTCGGCGTGGCCGGTGCGTACCCGGCGTCGTTGCTGTCCGTGCGGGTCGACCCCCAGGTGCTCCTGGTCGCGTTCGCCGGGCTGCTCCTGGTGGTCGCCGGTCTGATGACGCAGCGCAGGCGCAGCGCCGCCCGGTCCGCCCGGTCCGCCCGGGCCGGCGGGCCGGTCGTCGAGGCGCGCACGAGCCCGATCCTGAGCCTGCGACCGCTGCGCTGCGACTGCGGCCGGGCGGTCGTCCTGGTCCTCACGGCCGCCGCGGTCGGCCTGCTCACCGGCTTCTTCGGGGTCGGGGGCGGCTTCGCTGCGGTCCCGGCGCTCGTGCTGGCGCTGCGGCTGCCGATGCCGGTGGCCGTGGGCACCTCCCTCGTCGTCATCAGCGTCAACAGCGTCACCTCCCTGGCCGCGCGCCTGGGGCAGGACGTGAGCCTGGACTGGGCGGTTCTCGGCCTGTTCACCGCGGCCGCGGTCGCCGGCAGCCTCCTGGGCAGCCGGGTGGTCACCCGGGTGCGTCCCGAGCGCCTCAGCCTGGCCTTCACGGTGCTGCTCGTCCTCGTGGCCCTGGCCATGGCGGTGCAGTCCGTCCCCCGGCTGCTCTGA
- a CDS encoding ribonuclease Z encodes MTRELVVLGTASQVPTRTRNHNGYLLRWDGTGYLFDPGEGTQRQMTHAGVASSSVHHICLTHVHGDHCYGLPGVLSRLALDGVEHPVHLHYPAQGEEVVRALVEVATRPPDLRLHPHGSAGEVAEGLSVAPLCHRVATFGYRLAEPAGRSLVPERLASAGIAGPDVGRLLRAGTLHGTTLADVSVPRPGQSFALVMDTAPCAGAEELADGVTLLLCESTFADDDAALAHTYLHLTAGQAGELAATAGVGQFVLTHFSSRCPDVEVLVRQARARAGTVAVVAAADLDRYVLPPRRA; translated from the coding sequence GTGACGCGCGAGCTCGTCGTCCTCGGAACCGCCTCCCAGGTGCCCACCCGGACCCGCAACCACAACGGCTACCTCCTGCGGTGGGACGGGACGGGCTACCTCTTCGACCCCGGGGAGGGCACGCAGCGGCAGATGACCCACGCGGGTGTGGCGTCGTCGTCGGTCCACCACATCTGCCTCACCCACGTCCACGGCGACCACTGCTACGGGCTGCCCGGGGTCCTCTCACGCCTGGCGCTGGACGGTGTCGAGCACCCCGTCCACCTGCACTACCCGGCGCAGGGCGAGGAGGTCGTGCGGGCGCTGGTGGAGGTTGCCACCCGCCCCCCGGACCTCCGCCTGCACCCGCACGGATCGGCGGGTGAGGTCGCCGAGGGGCTGTCCGTGGCGCCCCTGTGCCACCGGGTGGCCACCTTCGGCTACCGGCTGGCCGAGCCTGCGGGACGCAGCCTCGTCCCCGAGCGGCTGGCCTCGGCGGGGATCGCCGGGCCCGACGTCGGCCGGCTGCTGCGTGCGGGGACCCTCCACGGGACCACCCTGGCCGACGTCAGCGTCCCGCGGCCGGGCCAGAGCTTCGCCCTGGTGATGGACACCGCGCCGTGCGCCGGGGCCGAGGAGCTGGCCGACGGGGTGACCCTGCTCCTCTGCGAGTCGACCTTCGCCGACGACGACGCCGCGCTCGCGCACACCTACCTCCACCTCACGGCGGGCCAGGCGGGCGAGCTCGCGGCGACGGCCGGCGTCGGCCAGTTCGTCCTCACGCACTTCTCGTCCCGGTGTCCCGACGTCGAGGTCCTCGTCCGGCAGGCCCGCGCCCGCGCCGGGACGGTCGCGGTGGTGGCCGCCGCGGACCTCGACCGGTACGTCCTGCCGCCGCGCCGGGCCTGA
- a CDS encoding MBL fold metallo-hydrolase — protein sequence MATIISIETPSLGDRSYLVHDGEVAFVVDPQRDIDRMLDAAEKAGVRITHVFETHIHNDYVTGGYALAQQVGARYHVNAADDVSFEREPIHDGDVVEVSPELRVRAMHTPGHTFTHMSYALEGDSPAVFSGGSLLFGSTGRPDLLGAEHTHDLAHHQFRSARRLAEELPGSTKVMPTHGFGSFCSATSTGGDTTASTIAQERLINPVLSQDEADYVAEVVAGLDVYPAYYVHMGPANAAGPAAPDLSFPEQADKAELRRRLEAGEWLVDLRTRTAFAAGHVPGSFAFGLDGQFSTYLGWLIPWGTPVTLLGETREQVAEAQRELVRIGIDRPAAAATGGPEDWTDEPLATIDRATFADLAQVRHHREVSVVDVRRVSEWRDGHIEGSVHIPLHDLLGRIDEVPAGEVWVHCAAGYRATMAASFLMARGHRVVVIDDSFDQSARAAGLPVLEETAAV from the coding sequence ATGGCCACGATCATCTCCATCGAGACCCCCTCCCTCGGCGACCGCAGCTACCTGGTCCACGACGGCGAGGTCGCCTTCGTCGTCGACCCCCAGCGCGACATCGACCGCATGCTCGACGCGGCCGAGAAGGCCGGCGTGCGGATCACCCACGTCTTCGAGACCCACATCCACAACGACTACGTCACCGGCGGGTACGCCCTCGCGCAGCAGGTGGGCGCGCGTTACCACGTCAACGCCGCCGACGACGTCTCCTTCGAGCGCGAGCCCATCCACGACGGCGACGTCGTCGAGGTCAGCCCCGAGCTGAGGGTCCGGGCCATGCACACGCCCGGCCACACCTTCACCCACATGTCCTACGCCCTCGAGGGTGACTCGCCGGCCGTCTTCTCCGGCGGCTCGCTGCTCTTCGGCTCCACCGGCCGGCCCGACCTCCTCGGCGCCGAGCACACCCACGACCTCGCCCACCACCAGTTCCGCTCGGCGCGCCGCCTTGCCGAGGAGCTCCCGGGCTCGACGAAGGTCATGCCGACCCACGGGTTCGGCAGCTTCTGCTCGGCCACCTCGACCGGCGGCGACACCACCGCGTCGACCATCGCCCAGGAGCGGCTCATCAACCCCGTCCTGTCCCAGGACGAGGCGGACTACGTCGCCGAGGTCGTCGCCGGGCTCGACGTCTACCCCGCGTACTACGTCCACATGGGCCCGGCCAACGCGGCCGGTCCCGCCGCACCGGACCTGTCCTTCCCCGAGCAGGCCGACAAGGCCGAGCTGCGCCGCCGTCTCGAGGCGGGGGAGTGGCTCGTGGACCTGCGCACCCGCACCGCCTTCGCGGCCGGGCACGTCCCCGGCTCGTTCGCCTTCGGGCTGGACGGGCAGTTCTCCACCTACCTCGGCTGGCTCATCCCCTGGGGGACCCCGGTCACCCTGCTGGGCGAGACCCGCGAGCAGGTCGCCGAGGCCCAGCGCGAGCTGGTCCGCATCGGCATCGACCGGCCCGCGGCGGCCGCGACCGGCGGGCCGGAGGACTGGACCGACGAGCCGCTGGCCACGATCGACCGGGCGACCTTCGCCGACCTCGCGCAGGTCCGCCACCACCGCGAGGTCTCCGTGGTCGACGTCCGCCGGGTCTCGGAGTGGCGCGACGGGCACATCGAGGGCTCCGTGCACATCCCGCTCCACGACCTCCTGGGCCGGATCGACGAGGTGCCCGCCGGTGAGGTGTGGGTGCACTGCGCCGCCGGCTACCGCGCCACCATGGCCGCCTCGTTCCTCATGGCCAGGGGCCACCGGGTCGTCGTCATCGACGACTCCTTCGACCAGTCCGCCCGCGCCGCCGGCCTGCCGGTGCTCGAGGAGACCGCGGCGGTCTGA
- a CDS encoding HoxN/HupN/NixA family nickel/cobalt transporter produces MPDTLTHPRTPTARRSWSGPERRSVAGMAAVVVLLNVVGWGVLLLAVAPQQIAVGATGVFGVGLGMTAFLLGVRHAVDADHIAAIDNTTRKLVGEGRPALSAGFWFSLGHSSVVFALSLLLALGVRVLAGPVQDESSQLQQTLGLIGTVVAGTFLIVIGLMNLGSVSGIVKVFREMRGAPLDEAELERLLNNRGLLARLLSRVMRRVTKAWHLYPVGLLMGLGFDTATQVALLVLAGGTAAFTLPWYAILVLPVLFAAGMSLFDAADGIFMARAYRWAFLRPVRKVYYNLTVTVISVVAALGIGTVVLGQLVAETFDVEGGPLGAVAALDMTYVGYGLVATFVLVWLVSVTVWRFGRIEERWGTAQA; encoded by the coding sequence ATGCCCGACACGCTGACCCACCCGCGCACGCCGACCGCCCGGCGCTCCTGGTCCGGCCCGGAGCGGCGTTCCGTCGCCGGCATGGCCGCGGTGGTCGTCCTCCTCAACGTCGTCGGCTGGGGCGTGCTCCTCCTCGCCGTCGCCCCGCAGCAGATCGCGGTCGGCGCCACCGGCGTCTTCGGGGTCGGCCTGGGGATGACCGCCTTCCTCCTGGGCGTACGGCACGCCGTCGACGCGGACCACATCGCCGCGATCGACAACACCACCCGCAAGCTGGTCGGCGAGGGGCGGCCGGCCCTCAGCGCCGGCTTCTGGTTCTCGCTCGGCCACTCCAGCGTCGTGTTCGCGCTCTCGCTGCTGCTGGCTCTGGGCGTGCGGGTCCTGGCCGGCCCGGTCCAGGACGAGAGCTCCCAGCTCCAGCAGACGCTCGGGCTGATCGGCACGGTCGTCGCGGGGACCTTCCTCATCGTCATCGGCCTCATGAACCTCGGGTCGGTCTCGGGGATCGTCAAGGTCTTCCGCGAGATGCGCGGGGCGCCGCTCGACGAGGCCGAGCTCGAGCGCCTGCTCAACAACCGCGGCCTGCTCGCCCGGCTGCTCTCGCGCGTGATGCGTCGGGTGACCAAGGCCTGGCACCTCTACCCCGTGGGCCTGCTCATGGGCCTCGGCTTCGACACCGCCACCCAGGTGGCCCTGCTCGTCCTGGCCGGCGGCACCGCCGCGTTCACCCTGCCCTGGTACGCGATCCTCGTCCTGCCGGTCCTCTTCGCCGCCGGGATGAGCCTCTTCGACGCCGCCGACGGGATCTTCATGGCCCGGGCCTACCGCTGGGCGTTCCTGCGCCCGGTCCGCAAGGTCTACTACAACCTCACCGTCACCGTGATCTCGGTCGTCGCGGCACTGGGCATCGGCACGGTCGTGCTGGGCCAGCTCGTCGCGGAGACCTTCGACGTCGAGGGCGGACCCCTCGGTGCCGTCGCCGCCCTGGACATGACCTACGTCGGGTACGGCCTGGTCGCCACGTTCGTCCTGGTCTGGCTCGTCAGCGTCACGGTGTGGCGGTTCGGCCGCATCGAGGAGCGCTGGGGCACGGCCCAGGCCTGA
- a CDS encoding rhodanese-like domain-containing protein, giving the protein MPVVTIDQLAAARATGAYVLDVREPSEYVEGHVPGAELLPMGQVPVRHTDLPKGEPVYVICRSGNRSRTVMDYLVRAGHDAYSVDGGTMAWISQGHPVVTGPNRDRA; this is encoded by the coding sequence ATGCCCGTCGTCACCATCGACCAGCTCGCCGCCGCTCGCGCCACCGGCGCCTACGTCCTGGACGTGCGCGAGCCCTCCGAGTACGTCGAGGGCCACGTCCCCGGCGCGGAGCTGCTGCCCATGGGCCAGGTGCCCGTCCGCCACACCGACCTGCCCAAGGGCGAGCCGGTGTACGTCATCTGCCGCAGCGGCAACCGCAGCCGGACCGTCATGGACTACCTCGTCCGGGCCGGCCACGACGCCTACTCCGTCGACGGCGGCACCATGGCGTGGATCTCCCAGGGCCACCCGGTCGTCACCGGACCGAACCGCGACCGCGCCTGA